A portion of the Carya illinoinensis cultivar Pawnee chromosome 11, C.illinoinensisPawnee_v1, whole genome shotgun sequence genome contains these proteins:
- the LOC122281757 gene encoding pentatricopeptide repeat-containing protein At5g46580, chloroplastic has product MATALSIALDVHFTGNLSDTKRPIIFKSPLRQHPTRRFTILCSSSKSPQEASPNLIEPYQKNPSLSEQLKPLSTTTLSNPTKDQTQLMSKPKSTWVNPTKPKRSVLSLQRQKRSSYSYNPQVRELRRFAQKLNDCDEAAFLATLEEIPHPPTRENALLILNCLKPWQKTRLFLNWIKTENLFPLETIFYNVTMKSLRFGRQFQLMEDLAHEMISNEIELDNITYSTIITCAKKCNDFDKAVEWFERMYKTGLMPDEVTYSAILDVYAKLGSVEEALNLYERARASGWIPDHATFSILARMFGASGDYDGINYVLQEMKSVGVQPNLVVYNTLLEAMGKVGKPGLARSLFNEMVESGLTPDEKTLTALVKIYGKARWARDALELWEQMRSNRWPVDLILYNTLLNMCADLALEEESERLFEDMKSLEYCSPDSWSYTAMLNIYGSGGKVDKAVKLFEEMSELGVELNVMGCTCLIQCLGKTKRIDDLVRVFAASVERGVKPDDRLCGCLLSVVSLCEENGDVDKILTCLNQANPKLFSVVKLVIEEKTSFETLRDEFKSILGETAVEARRPFCNCLIDICRSKKLHERAHELLYLGTLYGLYPSLHSKTVDEWCMDVRSLSVGAAQTALEEWMGTLSKIVQRKEALPELFSAQTGTGTHKFSQGLANSFASHAKKLDAPFRQSEEKLGFFVATREDIMSWVQSRLESPAVAA; this is encoded by the coding sequence ATGGCTACTGCTCTGTCTATTGCTCTTGATGTTCATTTTACAGGGAATCTCTCGGACACAAAGAGACCCATTATCTTCAAATCTCCGCTCAGACAACACCCAACCAGAAGATTTACCATTTTGTGTAGCTCTTCCAAGTCTCCCCAAGAAGCCTCTCCCAATTTGATAGAGCCATACCAGAAAAATCCATCTTTATCCGAGCAACTCAAGCCTTTATCCACAACCACCCTCTCAAATCCCACCAAGGACCAAACGCAGCTCATGTCCAAGCCAAAGTCCACCTGGGTGAACCCCACCAAGCCGAAACGCTCCGTGCTCTCCCTTCAGAGGCAGAAACGCTCTTCTTACTCATACAATCCTCAGGTCAGAGAGCTCAGGCGCTTTGCTCAGAAGCTCAATGACTGTGATGAAGCTGCTTTCTTGGCTACTCTTGAGGAAATTCCACACCCACCCACCAGAGAAAATGCACTTCTAATACTCAACTGCTTGAAGCCATGGCAGAAAACGCGTTTGTTCCTCAATTGGATCAAGACCGAGAATTTATTTCCCCTGGAAACTATATTCTACAATGTCACAATGAAGTCTTTGAGGTTTGGAAGACAGTTTCAGCTCATGGAGGACCTTGCCCATGAGATGATTAGCAATGAGATTGAGCTTGACAATATCACATACTCCACCATCATTACTTGTGCCAAAAAGTGCAATGATTTTGATAAGGCTGTGGAGTGGTTTGAGAGGATGTACAAGACTGGTTTGATGCCTGATGAGGTGACTTACTCTGCTATCCTTGATGTGTATGCGAAATTGGGTAGTGTTGAGGAAGCGTTAAATCTGTATGAGAGAGCGAGGGCTAGTGGGTGGATACCTGACCACGCTACATTCTCTATATTAGCGAGGATGTTTGGTGCATCTGGGGACTATGATGGTATTAACTATGTGTTGCAAGAGATGAAGTCTGTTGGCGTGCAGCCTAATTTGGTAGTGTACAATACGTTGTTAGAAGCAATGGGTAAGGTCGGGAAGCCAGGTTTGGCTAGAAGTTTATTCAATGAAATGGTTGAATCTGGGTTAACTCCTGATGAGAAAACGTTGACCGCACTTGTTAAGATTTATGGCAAGGCGAGGTGGGCTCGAGATGCCTTAGAATTGTGGGAGCAAATGAGATCGAACAGGTGGCCGGtggatttgattttatataatactctATTGAATATGTGTGCAGACCTTGCATTGGAGGAAGAGTCAGAGAGGCTATTTGAGGACATGAAGAGTTTAGAGTATTGTAGTCCGGATAGTTGGAGCTACACGGCAATGCTTAACATATATGGGAGTGGAGGAAAGGTTGACAAAGCGgttaaattatttgaagaaatgtCCGAGTTGGGTGTTGAACTCAATGTGATGGGCTGCACATGTTTGATTCAGTGCTTAGGGAAGACCAAGAGAATTGATGACTTGGTTAGAGTGTTTGCTGCATCTGTTGAAAGAGGGGTTAAGCCAGATGATAGGCTTTGTGGATGCTTGCTTTCTGTTGTGTCTTTATGTGAGGAAAATGGAGACGTTGATAAAATTCTTACTTGTTTGAACCAAGCTAACCCAAAGTTGTTTTCCGTTGTGAAGTTGGTCATAGAAGAGAAAACTAGCTTTGAAACCTTGAGGGATGAGTTCAAGAGCATTCTCGGTGAAACGGCAGTTGAAGCCCGAAGACCCTTCTGTAATTGCTTGATTGATATATGCCGAAGCAAAAAGCTTCACGAGAGAGCTCATGAGTTGCTCTACTTGGGAACCCTGTATGGGTTGTACCCAAGTTTACACAGTAAGACTGTAGATGAGTGGTGCATGGATGTTAGGTCCCTATCTGTTGGTGCAGCTCAAACCGCACTAGAAGAGTGGATGGGAACTCTATCCAAAATTGTTCAGCGCAAGGAGGCTTTACCGGAGTTATTTTCAGCTCAAACTGGCACAGGAACGCACAAATTCTCTCAAGGACTGGCCAATTCCTTCGCTTCTCATGCCAAGAAACTTGATGCACCGTTTAGGCAGAGTGAAGAGAAACTTGGTTTTTTTGTGGCAACTCGGGAAGATATAATGTCATGGGTGCAGTCACGGCTTGAAAGCCCTGCTGTTGCAGCATAA